A window of Fragaria vesca subsp. vesca linkage group LG7, FraVesHawaii_1.0, whole genome shotgun sequence contains these coding sequences:
- the LOC101292559 gene encoding cytochrome P450 71A4-like yields MLSDKILQMLEFNNQTLLQPFSSLTLMHVLLLLIFLILLYKSFITSPTTKNSPPSPPKLPIIGNLHQLGSYPYRSLEALAKRFGPDLMLLHFGSVPVLVVSSPETAGEVLHTNGLVFSSRPKLIVFKKLLYDHRDVSSAPYGDYWRQMKSIFVLHLLSNKRVQSYRGVREEETKLMLRKIEQSISSSPDHSAAINLTEMFSSLTNDVSCRVAFGRKYCVGEDGEMFQELLKEFLELLGRVNIADYIPWLAWWSNFNGLNAKLDKVAKRFDDFLEGVVQEHIDIDARNEDKKDFVDVLLGLQKEKGADFALDRLSIKALILDVFTAGNDTHTIIDWAMSELLRHPRVMNKLQNEVRGIAGSKTMVTEDDLVGMNYLRAVIKETFRLYPTIPVLPPKVLTQHVKINGYDIKVDTQAVVNIWKINRDSKSFDNPEKFEPERFLNSSIDFKGNDFQLIPFGSGRRMCPAIQYASAIIEIALANIVHKFNWALPEGARGEHLDMTETTGLNLRRQNPLKVIPISPIYNDQLIN; encoded by the exons ATGTTGAGTGATAAAATCCTGCAAATGCTTGAGTTCAACAACCAAACCTTGTTGCAACCTTTCAGTTCCTTAACCCTAATGCATGTGCTTCTACTTCTCATTTTCCTTATTCTCCTATACAAATCGTTCATCACCAGCCCTACTACGAAAAACTCACCACCTTCTCCACCAAAGCTTCCTATCATCGGAAACCTTCACCAACTAGGCTCGTACCCTTATCGCTCACTCGAAGCCCTAGCTAAGCGCTTTGGCCCTGATCTTATGCTCCTCCATTTTGGAAGCGTGCCCGTTCTTGTGGTCTCGTCCCCTGAGACAGCCGGCGAGGTCCTGCACACCAATGGCCTCGTCTTCTCCAGCCGGCCCAAGTTGATTGTGTTCAAGAAACTCCTCTACGATCACAGAGACGTCTCCTCCGCACCCTACGGCGACTACTGGAGGCAGATGAAGAGTATATTCGTTTTACATCTTTTGAGCAATAAAAGAGTTCAGTCTTATCGTGGTGTTAGAGAAGAAGAGACCAAACTGATGCTCAGGAAGATAGAACAGTCCATATCTTCGTCACCGGATCATTCAGCTGCTATAAATCTAACCGAAATGTTTTCGAGTCTTACAAATGATGTGAGCTGCAGAGTGGCTTTTGGGAGGAAGTACTGCGTTGGAGAAGATGGTGAAATGTTTCAGGAGCTTTTGAAGGAGTTCTTGGAGTTATTGGGACGTGTAAATATCGCGGACTACATTCCATGGCTTGCGTGGTGGAGCAACTTCAATGGTTTGAACGCTAAACTAGACAAGGTGGCTAAACGGTTCGATGATTTTTTGGAAGGAGTTGTTCAAGAGCACATAGATATTGATGCAA GAAACGAGGACAAAAAGGATTTTGTGGATGTCTTACTTGGGCTGCAGAAAGAAAAAGGAGCTGATTTTGCTCTTGATAGACTTAGCATAAAGGCTCTCATCCTG GATGTGTTTACTGCTGGTAACGATACACACACAATTATAGATTGGGCGATGTCTGAACTTTTAAGGCATCCGAGAGTCATGAATAAACTGCAAAACGAAGTAAGGGGAATAGCAGGGAGCAAAACAATGGTAACCGAGGATGATTTAGTTGGCATGAACTATTTGAGAGCGGTGATCAAGGAGACCTTTCGCTTATATCCTACCATTCCAGTACTACCTCCCAAGGTATTGACGCAACATGTGAAAATAAATGGTTACGACATTAAAGTCGACACACAAGCTGTAGTAAATATCTGGAAAATCAACAGAGATTCAAAGTCATTCGACAATCCAGAAAAGTTTGAGCCAGAAAGGTTCTTAAATAGCTCAATTGACTTCAAAGGAAATGACTTTCAATTGATTCCATTTGGATCCGGTAGGAGGATGTGTCCGGCAATTCAATATGCCTCAGCTATTATTGAAATCGCTTTAGCAAACATTGTGCACAAGTTCAATTGGGCATTGCCTGAAGGAGCAAGAGGTGAACATTTAGATATGACTGAAACAACTGGTTTAAACTTGCGCAGACAAAATCCGCTTAAAGTTATTCCCATATCCCCCATATATAATGATCAGCTAATTAACTAG
- the LOC101292851 gene encoding cytochrome P450 82A3-like, with product MADKYGPLFTIKLGVHRALIVSSWDVAKECLTINDKAFANRPKALCAEILGYDYALFGFSPYGPYWRQVRKIATLHILSNHKLELLKHVRESEMKLSTKLIFDMWEKNKGVSNKVLVEMKRWFGDLTSNVMFRMVVGKRFFVANSAQENEENERFRKELREFSRLGGEFVISDAVPYLRWLDLGGYEKAMKKTAKELDGALQKWLDEHKHNLHGRSTNSVKHVNGENDFMDMMLAVLDDDYCMEEFAGSRTADTILKATCLAVLLGGTDTTTVTLTWALSLLLNNPEVLKKAQLELDNHVGRERQVNESDVKNLVYLQAIVKETLRLYPAGPLSVPHESREDCTIGDYHVSSGTRLLINLSKMQRDPDVWDDPCRFQPERFLTTHKNVDVRGQSFELTPFGSGRRMCPGISLALQVTQLTLAHLLHGFEITTPSDEPVDMGERSGIANMKATPLEVLLTPSLHPKLYDNVY from the exons ATGGCTGACAAGTACGGACCGCTCTTCACTATCAAGCTTGGTGTTCACCGAGCTCTTATCGTAAGCAGTTGGGATGTGGCTAAAGAGTGTCTCACCATTAACGATAAAGCTTTCGCCAACCGCCCGAAAGCTTTATGTGCAGAGATTTTGGGGTATGACTATGCCTTGTTCGGTTTTAGCCCTTACGGACCTTACTGGCGCCAAGTGCGAAAGATAGCCACGCTGCACATCCTCTCTAACCACAAGTTGGAGTTGCTAAAGCATGTCCGAGAATCGGAGATGAAGTTGTCTACGAAACTTATATTTGATATGTGGGAGAAAAACAAAGGTGTATCAAATAAGGTGCTGGTGGAAATGAAGAGGTGGTTTGGAGACTTAACTTCAAATGTCATGTTTAGGATGGTTGTTGGAAAGAGATTTTTTGTGGCAAACTCGGCACAAGAGAATGAAGAGAACGAGAGGTTTCGAAAGGAGTTGAGGGAATTTTCTAGACTGGGTGGTGAATTTGTAATCTCAGATGCAGTTCCATATCTTAGGTGGTTGGACTTGGGAGGTTATGAGAAAGCCATGAAGAAGACAGCTAAAGAACTCGATGGGGCGCTACAAAAATGGTTAGACGAGCATAAACACAACCTGCACGGGAGAAGCACTAATTCTGTGAAACATGTCAATGGTGAAAATGACTTCATGGATATGATGCTTGCTGTCCTTGATGATGATTATTGTATGGAAGAGTTTGCTGGTTCACGTACCGCTGATACTATTTTGAAAGCTACATGCCTG GCGGTTCTTCTAGGAGGAACAGATACCACAACAGTGACATTAACTTGGGCTCTTTCTTTGTTACTCAACAATCCTGAAGTCCTGAAAAAGGCTCAACTTGAGTTAGACAACCATGTTGGTAGGGAAAGGCAAGTTAATGAATCAGATGTGAAGAACCTAGTCTATCTCCAAGCCATTGTCAAGGAAACCTTGCGGCTATACCCTGCTGGACCTCTCTCAGTGCCACATGAATCCAGAGAAGACTGCACAATAGGTGACTATCATGTAAGCTCAGGCACACGTCTTCTCATTAATCTTTCAAAGATGCAACGCGATCCAGATGTCTGGGACGACCCTTGTCGATTCCAACCAGAAAGGTTTCTTACAACTCACAAGAATGTTGATGTTAGGGGCCAGAGTTTTGAATTGACACCATTCGGAAGCGGTAGACGAATGTGTCCAGGAATCTCTCTTGCACTTCAGGTTACTCAACTTACACTAGCTCATTTGCTACACGGGTTTGAAATTACAACTCCATCTGATGAACCAGTTGACATGGGTGAGCGTTCAGGAATAGCAAACATGAAGGCAACCCCACTGGAGGTCCTTCTCACCCCAAGCCTACATCCTAAACTTTATGATAATGTTTACTAG
- the LOC101308221 gene encoding elicitor-responsive protein 1-like, which yields MAVGLMEVLLVNARGLGDTDIIGRMDPYVVVKYKSQEHRTSVARGQGGNPVWNERLIFRVEYPGSGEQYKLTFKIMDKDTFTPDDTIGEATIYVKELLELGVEKGSAEIHPKKYSVVAADKSFRGDIQVGVTFTKKAEQEYGGQEFGGWKHSESYS from the exons ATGGCAGTTGGGTTGATGGAGGTGCTCCTTGTGAATGCAAGAGGACTTGGAGATACAGATATCATTG GTCGGATGGATCCTTATGTTGTGGTGAAATACAAAAGCCAAGAGCACAGGACCAGTGTGGCCAGAG GACAAGGTGGCAATCCGGTGTGGAACGAGAGATTAATATTCAGGGTTGAGTATCCTGGGTCTGGTGAGCAGTATAAGCTGACCTTTAAGATCATGGACAAAGACACCTTCACTCCTGATGATACTATAGGTGAAGCAAC GATCTATGTTAAGGAGTTATTGGAACTGGGTGTGGAGAAAGGATCTGCTGAAATACATCCTAAAAAATATAGTGTGGTTGCTGCAGATAAAAGTTTTCGTGGAGATATCCAAGTTGGTGTAACTTTCACCAAGAAG GCGGAACAGGAATATGGGGGACAAGAATTTGGAGGATGGAAGCATAGTGAATCATATTCATAG
- the LOC101308510 gene encoding uncharacterized protein LOC101308510: MRRYSPEYYSPPRRSYGGGGGGRGRSPPRKRGREQNNGSLLVRNIPLDCRPEELRTPFERFGLVRDVYIPKDYYTGEPRGFAFVQFVDSYEAAEAQYHMNGKIFAGREISVVLAAETRKRPEEMRQRTRVRGPSSGYGDRRSSHYGRSRSRSRSPHYPSGSRSRYRSRSYSPVPRRRVDSVSPVRRRGDHPRSPRDHPRSSRDSPLERGGDHERRPYSPGYDNGAGQAENGDGYDKKSRYDEEVEPRGNWRSPDKASRSPSGSRSRSAELSPRRSR; the protein is encoded by the exons ATGAGGAGGTACAGCCCAGAGTACTACAGTCCTCCGAGGAGGAGCTACGGCGGCGGCGGCGGAGGCCGGGGGAGAAGCCCGCCGAGGAAGCGCGGCAGGGAGCAGAATAATGGAAGCCTGTTGGTTCGGAACATTCCTCTGGATTGCAG GCCGGAAGAGCTGAGGACTCCCTTTGAGAGATTTGGGCTTGTTCGGGATGTCTACATTCCCAAGGATTACTACACTGG GGAACCTCGGGGATTTGCATTTGTACAATTTGTGGATTCTTATGAAGCTGCAGAAGCTCAGTATCATATGAATGGGAAGATTTTTGCTGGGAGAGAGATATCTGTGGTCCTTGCTGCAGAGACAAGGAAAAGACCAGAGGAGATGCGCCAAAGAACTAGGGTTAG AGGACCATCATCAGGCTATGGGGACAGAAGATCATCTCATTACG GACGTTCTCGTTCTCGGTCACGCTCTCCTCACTATCCATCAGGTTCTAGAAGTCGGTACCGCTCAAG GTCCTATTCTCCTGTTCCAAGAAGACGAGTTGACTCTGTTTCACCAGTTAGAAGGCGTGGTGACCATCCAAGATCACCTCGTGACCACCCAAGATCATCACGGGATTCTCCCCTTGAGAGAGGTGGTGATCATGAACGAAGGCCATATTCTCCTGGTTATGATAATGGTGCTGGGCAAGCTGAAAATGGAGATGGGTATGACAA GAAATCTAGGTATGATGAGGAGGTTGAACCACGAGGCAATTGGAGGTCTCCCGATAAAGCATCAAGATCACCATCTGGTTCTAGGTCCAGATCTGCTGAGTTATCACCTAGGCGCAGCAGATAA
- the LOC101308808 gene encoding probable dual-specificity RNA methyltransferase RlmN-like, protein MMTATSTALIQRVCSVPLARAVRTRALATAVNLSTTPTPRASPADSSRVLLGLSEAELQQLALDFSQQGYRGKQLHQLIYKRKIKDIQDFSQVPLAFRNELEEAGWKVGRSPIYNTVTAADGTVKLLIKLEDNRLIETVGIPVQDEKGLTRLTACVSSQVGCPLRCSFCATGKGGFSRNLKRHEIVEQVLAIEEIFKHRVTNVVFMGMGEPMMNLKSVLEAHQCLNKDVQIGQRMMTISTVGVPNTIKRLASHKLQSTLAVSLHAPNQKLRETIVPSAKAYPLSALMKDCSDYFNETSRRVSFEYALLAGVNDGVEHARELAELLHQWGKGYHVNLIPFNPIEGSEYKRPSKRAVQAFAAALESGKITVSTRQTRGLDADAACGQLRNKFQKSPLVSESDNLQPEPEADVAVAC, encoded by the exons ATGATGACAGCCACATCAACCGCGCTAATCCAGCGCGTGTGCTCCGTCCCCCTCGCGCGTGCCGTCCGCACTCGCGCCTTGGCCACCGCCGTGAACCTCTCCACCACTCCCACTCCACGCGCCTCCCCGGCCGACTCCTCGCGCGTCCTGCTCGGCTTGTCCGAAGCGGAGCTCCAGCAGCTCGCTCTCGACTTCAGTCAG CAAGGCTACAGAGGCAAGCAGCTTCATCAGCTTATTTACAAAAGAAAGATTAAAGATATTCAGGATTTTAGTCAAG TGCCTCTGGCATTCAGGAATGAACTTGAGGAAGCTGGGTGGAAGGTTGGGAGGTCACCTATCTACAATACCGTCACCGCTGCTGATGGCACTGTTAAG TTATTGATAAAGTTGGAGGATAACCGGTTGATTGAAACTGTTGGCATACCGGTTCAAGATGAGAAAGGTTTGACGCGCCTTACAGCATGTGTCTCATCACAG GTCGGATGCCCGCTGCGTTGCTCCTTTTGTGCCACTGGGAAAGGAGGATTTTCAAGGAACCTTAAGAGGCATGAAATCGTTGAGCAG GTTTTGGCCATTGAGGAGATATTCAAGCATAGGGTGACTAATGTAGTGTTCATGGGAATGGGTGAACCAATGATGAACCTCAAGTCTGTACTTGAAGCACACCAGTGCTTGAATAAG GATGTGCAAATTGGGCAAAGAATGATGACAATTTCTACGGTGGGGGTTCCAAATACAATTAAAAGGCTGGCATCTCACAAGCTTCAGTCGACATTGGCTGTCAG CCTGCATGCTCCAAACCAGAAACTTAGAGAAACAATTGTACCCAGTGCAAAAGCATATCCTCTAAGTGCACTTATGAAGGATTGCAGCGACTATTTCAATGAAACAAGTAGACGAGTTTCCTTTGAGTATGCCCTGTTAG CTGGAGTCAATGATGGAGTAGAGCATGCACGTGAACTTGCAGAGCTACTTCATCAGTGGGGAAAGGGTTATCATGTGAACTTGATACCTTTTAACCCAATAGAAGGTTCTGAGTATAAGCGTCCATCCAAGAGAGCT GTACAGGCATTTGCTGCTGCCCTGGAGTCCGGAAAAATAACTGTTAGCACACGTCAAACAAGGGGCCTTGATGCAGATGCAGCTTGTGGCCAGCTAAGAAACAAGTTCCAGAAGAGTCCTTTAGTCTCCGAGTCTGACAACTTACAACCTGAACCTGAAGCAGATGTTGCAGTTGCATGTTAG
- the LOC101309093 gene encoding protein kinase APK1A, chloroplastic-like: MSGGLRTSVKGYLIAQRLNSATDPLSENETISNNVTAPLDPPLQPVEEKTMDSGTYGLGICDGNISNIPCVPMLNSAKSMASYMTRTRAESHPPQGVRSFRFNDLKTATCNFHPNRLLGEGGFGSVYKGWIDEHSFTAAEPGTGMAIAITRLNEQSTLQSPKERITEVNYLGQLVHPNIVKLIGYCLKDDRQLLVSECMPDGGLERHLFREASYLQPLSWMHRIKIAIGAAKGLAFLHSDEAKVIHGNFKSSKILLDSNYNAKLYGYGVSGEQLLDSYRHALHDALILDYESPWYVPPVWEYVAPEVKNTGIPSSLTALLYCLTAKSDVYSFGVVMLELLSGRRARDLRRPRKEQSLVEWAKPYLVNPRKRRVLQIFDASIDGQYSVAAARRAAKIVYLCLATETEYRPIMSDVVKALERLQKREEAGPSQNEPRQNLHASSITVPEIEGEV, from the exons ATGAGTGGAGGGCTCCGGACAAGCGTGAAGGGGTACCTTATAGCGCAACGCCTCAATTCGGCTACAGACCCATTGTCAGAAAATGAGACCATCAGCAACAATGTCACAGCTCCCCTAGACCCACCTTTGCAGCCAGTTGAGGAGAAGACAATGGATTCGGGTACATATGGGCTCGGTATCTGTGATGGTAACATAAGTAACATTCCTTGCGTCCCAATGTTGAACTCTGCAAAG AGCATGGCTTCATACATGACTAGAACCAGAGCTGAGAGTCACCCTCCCCAAG GAGTGAGGAGCTTCCGCTTTAATGACCTGAAAACAGCCACCTGTAACTTTCATCCTAATAGACTTCTGGGTGAAGGTGGTTTTGGTTCTGTCTATAAGGGGTGGATTGATGAGCATTCGTTCACAGCTGCTGAGCCTGGTACCGGCATGGCCATTGCAATAACGAGGCTTAACGAACAAAGCACCCTGCAGAGTCCCAAGGAAAGGATA ACAGAAGTTAACTACCTTGGACAGCTGGTTCACCCAAATATTGTAAAACTGATTGGTTACTGCCTAAAGGATGACAGACAGCTTCTGGTGTCCGAATGTATGCCTGATGGCGGTTTGGAAAGGCATCTGTTTAGAG AGGCTTCTTACCTTCAACCACTTTCGTGGATGCATCGTATTAAGATTGCAATTGGTGCTGCTAAGGGTCTGGCATTTCTTCATAGTGATGAGGCAAAAGTGATACATGGGAACTTCAAAAGTTCAAAAATCCTTCTTGATTCA AACTATAATGCGAAACTCTATGGCTATGGTGTATCCGGGGAACAGCTGCTTGATAGTTATAGGCATGCCTTGCATGATGCTTTGATTCTTGATTATGAGTCTCCGTGGTATGTACCTCCTGTGTGGGAGTATGTAGCTCCTGAGGTTAAAAACACCGGAATACCTTCATCTCTCACCGCCCTGCTATACT GTTTAACCGCCAAAAGCGATGTGTATAGTTTTGGGGTTGTTATGCTCGAATTGCTGTCTGGAAGACGAGCCAGGGACTTGCGCCGGCCTAGAAAGGAACAGAGCTTAGTTGAATGGGCCAAGCCTTACCTTGTCAATCCCAGAAAACGCAGAGTTCTCCAAATTTTTGATGCGAGTATTGATGGCCAGTACTCTGTAGCTGCAGCTCGTAGAGCTGCTAAGATTGTATATCTATGCTTAGCAACAGAAACCGAGTATAGGCCAATCATGAGTGACGTGGTAAAAGCATTGGAGCGGCTTCAGAAACGGGAAGAAGCGGGACCCTCTCAGAATGAACCTCGCCAAAATCTTCATGCCAGTTCAATTACGGTCCCCGAAATTGAAGGAGAAGTATGA